The following are encoded in a window of Caballeronia sp. NK8 genomic DNA:
- a CDS encoding MFS transporter, whose protein sequence is MPQASREESTQVDPKLLKRAACASFIGNFVEWFDYASYGYLATIIAVVFFPKTDGATSLLATYGVFAISFIVRPIGGIVWGHVGDRIGRRTSLSLSILIMSCSTFLIALLPTYAQVGMLAPALLLLVRVVQGFSASGEYAGAAAFLAEYAPDKRRGIYTSIVPASTAAGLLFGSILIALMHAILTSEQLQSFGWRLPFLLAAPFGLIGRYIRVKLEDTPRFKAMERSHQATQAPIAELLSKHRGRMLIAFGATCLNAVAFYLVLSYMPTYLSTEMGMSETASFIAATISLTAYIGLIFIMGALSDRVGRKSMLIGASILFAVLTVPLFKGLAGASFAMIVAIQVAFGALLTMNDGTLPCFLSEIFPTRVRYSGFAFCFNAANALFGGTAPLIATWLIGVTGNRLAPAWYLVGAAGVALIAMLASRETSHAPLADE, encoded by the coding sequence ATGCCTCAGGCATCGCGTGAGGAAAGCACGCAAGTCGACCCGAAGCTATTGAAGCGTGCCGCCTGTGCGAGCTTCATCGGCAATTTCGTCGAATGGTTCGACTATGCATCGTATGGTTATCTGGCGACGATCATCGCCGTCGTCTTCTTTCCGAAGACCGATGGCGCCACGAGTTTGCTCGCCACGTACGGCGTATTCGCGATCTCGTTTATCGTGCGTCCGATCGGCGGCATCGTATGGGGTCATGTGGGCGACCGGATCGGCAGACGCACGTCGCTGTCGCTGTCGATTCTGATCATGTCGTGTTCGACGTTCCTGATCGCACTGCTGCCGACTTATGCCCAGGTGGGCATGCTCGCGCCCGCTCTGCTTCTTCTCGTGCGCGTGGTGCAGGGCTTTTCGGCCTCGGGGGAATATGCGGGTGCGGCTGCGTTTCTCGCCGAATACGCACCGGACAAGCGCCGCGGCATCTATACGAGCATCGTGCCCGCGAGCACGGCGGCGGGTCTGCTGTTCGGCTCGATTCTCATCGCGCTGATGCATGCGATCCTCACGAGCGAGCAGTTGCAGTCGTTCGGCTGGCGCCTGCCCTTCCTGCTTGCTGCGCCGTTCGGACTGATTGGCCGTTATATCCGCGTGAAGCTGGAAGACACGCCGCGCTTCAAGGCAATGGAGCGGAGTCATCAGGCAACGCAGGCGCCGATCGCCGAATTGCTGTCGAAGCATCGCGGGCGGATGCTGATCGCATTCGGCGCGACGTGCCTGAATGCGGTGGCGTTCTACCTCGTGCTGAGCTACATGCCGACTTATCTCTCTACCGAGATGGGCATGAGCGAGACAGCCTCGTTCATCGCCGCGACGATATCGCTCACGGCCTATATCGGCTTGATCTTCATCATGGGCGCACTGTCGGATCGCGTGGGTCGCAAGTCGATGCTGATCGGCGCTTCGATTCTGTTCGCCGTTCTGACCGTGCCGCTTTTCAAGGGACTGGCAGGAGCGAGCTTCGCGATGATCGTCGCGATCCAGGTGGCATTCGGCGCTCTGCTCACGATGAACGATGGCACGCTGCCGTGCTTTCTCTCCGAGATCTTCCCGACGCGCGTGCGCTATAGCGGTTTCGCTTTCTGCTTCAACGCGGCCAATGCGCTGTTCGGCGGCACCGCGCCGCTGATCGCAACGTGGCTCATCGGCGTGACGGGCAACAGGCTCGCGCCGGCGTGGTATCTCGTGGGTGCCGCCGGCGTCGCGCTGATCGCAATGCTCGCGAGCCGTGAGACTTCGCACGCGCCACTCGCGGATGAGTGA
- a CDS encoding M24 family metallopeptidase, with protein sequence MKMENLIRIENGEKAKHTFSDAEYASRHGKLRDLMARENIDAVLFTSYHNINYYADFLYCSFGRKYGLVVTQKKVVSISANIDGGQPWRRTVGDYNVVYTDWQRDNFFRAVQGEIEDRGRVGVEFDQLPVEMLSKLRAALPAVEFVDIGTQTMRLRMIKSAEEIDVIRHGANVCDVGGAALAQAVHEGVPEHEVALASTQAMVREIARRFPDSELMDTWTWFQSGINTDGAHNPVTTRKVQKGDILSLNCFSMIAGYYTALERTMFFDHCSDAHLRLWKINVEVHEAGLQLIKPGARCCDIASELNKIYAEYGVLKYRTFGYGHSFGVLSHYYGREAGLELREDIETVLEPNMVVSMEPMIMLPQGLPGAGGYREHDILVVGEQGATNITGFPYGPERNIIAA encoded by the coding sequence ATGAAAATGGAGAACCTCATCCGCATCGAGAACGGCGAAAAAGCGAAGCACACGTTCTCCGATGCCGAATATGCGAGTCGCCACGGCAAGCTGCGCGATCTGATGGCGCGCGAAAACATCGACGCCGTGCTGTTCACGTCGTATCACAACATCAACTATTACGCGGACTTTCTTTATTGCTCGTTCGGGCGCAAATACGGGCTCGTCGTGACGCAGAAGAAGGTCGTGTCGATCTCGGCGAACATCGACGGCGGCCAGCCGTGGCGGCGCACGGTTGGCGACTACAACGTCGTCTATACCGACTGGCAGCGCGATAACTTTTTCCGCGCCGTGCAGGGCGAAATCGAGGACAGGGGGCGTGTGGGCGTCGAGTTCGATCAGCTTCCCGTCGAAATGTTATCGAAGCTGAGGGCCGCGCTGCCAGCCGTCGAATTCGTCGATATCGGCACGCAGACGATGCGTTTGCGCATGATCAAGTCGGCGGAGGAAATCGACGTGATCAGGCACGGCGCGAACGTGTGCGATGTCGGCGGCGCGGCGCTCGCGCAAGCCGTGCATGAAGGCGTGCCCGAGCACGAAGTGGCGCTCGCATCGACGCAGGCCATGGTGCGCGAGATCGCGCGACGTTTTCCCGATTCGGAACTCATGGATACGTGGACATGGTTTCAATCGGGCATCAATACGGACGGCGCGCATAACCCGGTCACCACGCGCAAGGTGCAGAAGGGCGACATCCTCAGCCTCAATTGCTTCTCGATGATCGCGGGCTATTACACGGCGCTGGAACGCACGATGTTCTTCGATCATTGTTCCGATGCTCATCTGCGCCTGTGGAAGATCAATGTCGAAGTGCATGAAGCGGGACTGCAACTCATCAAGCCGGGCGCACGCTGCTGCGATATCGCGAGCGAACTCAACAAGATCTACGCCGAGTACGGCGTGCTGAAGTACCGCACGTTCGGCTACGGTCATTCGTTTGGCGTGCTCTCGCATTACTACGGGCGCGAAGCCGGACTCGAATTGCGCGAGGACATCGAGACCGTGCTCGAACCGAACATGGTCGTCTCGATGGAGCCGATGATCATGCTGCCGCAAGGCTTGCCCGGCGCGGGCGGCTATCGCGAGCACGACATCCTCGTCGTCGGCGAGCAGGGCGCCACCAACATCACGGGCTTTCCTTACGGGCCGGAGCGCAACATCATCGCCGCCTGA
- a CDS encoding GlxA family transcriptional regulator, whose product MHDLRVMRIGFLLLENFSLIALGTAVDPLRIANMLVERTVYEYTLIGGNGNGEVVRSSDGIRVIPDVAMAESGAFDAVFVVGPNPIPRKGIGAIMDWLRLQGRRGSALGGLDTGSYFLARAGLLNGYRCTIHWEDQDTLLEQFPKLTVSNRLYEVDRDRYTCSGGVAPLDLMVHLLALPPGSPALAARVLELLVAERRGHEERQVTSLRQYIGDAHAKLDEALQVMESNIEETLSIAEIAGFVKVSQRQLERWFQERFGKTPAQAYTEIRLLRARQLLYRTARTLEDVCARTGFTSLTHFSTRYKAQFGISPIADRRRYQKAL is encoded by the coding sequence ATGCACGATTTGCGTGTCATGCGGATCGGCTTTCTGCTTCTCGAGAACTTCTCGCTGATCGCGCTCGGCACGGCGGTCGATCCGTTGCGTATCGCCAATATGCTCGTCGAGCGTACGGTCTACGAATACACGCTGATCGGCGGTAATGGCAATGGCGAAGTCGTTCGATCGAGCGACGGCATCCGCGTGATTCCCGATGTCGCCATGGCGGAGTCGGGAGCGTTCGATGCGGTCTTCGTCGTCGGACCGAATCCGATTCCGCGCAAGGGCATCGGCGCGATCATGGACTGGTTGCGACTGCAGGGACGTCGCGGCAGCGCGCTCGGCGGGCTCGATACGGGCAGCTATTTTCTGGCGCGCGCGGGTCTGCTCAACGGATACCGCTGCACGATCCATTGGGAAGATCAGGACACGCTGCTGGAACAGTTTCCGAAGCTCACCGTTTCCAACCGGCTTTACGAAGTGGACCGCGACCGGTACACGTGCAGCGGCGGCGTCGCGCCGCTCGACCTGATGGTGCACTTGCTCGCGCTTCCCCCGGGGAGCCCCGCGCTCGCCGCGCGCGTGCTCGAATTGCTCGTCGCGGAGCGGCGTGGCCATGAAGAGCGGCAAGTGACGTCGCTGCGGCAATACATCGGCGATGCACACGCGAAGCTCGATGAAGCGCTGCAAGTCATGGAGAGCAACATCGAGGAAACGCTCAGCATCGCGGAGATCGCGGGGTTCGTGAAGGTCTCGCAACGCCAGCTGGAGCGATGGTTTCAAGAGCGTTTCGGCAAGACGCCGGCACAGGCTTACACCGAAATACGGCTGCTGCGCGCGCGTCAACTGCTGTACCGGACCGCGCGCACGCTCGAAGACGTATGCGCGCGCACCGGCTTCACGTCCCTCACTCATTTCTCGACGCGCTACAAGGCACAGTTCGGCATTTCGCCGATAGCCGACCGCCGCCGCTATCAAAAAGCGCTTTGA
- a CDS encoding dihydrofolate reductase family protein: MRKLIVSTFISLDGVIQAPGGQEEDRSGSFLLGGWIAPYSDEAIGQYLQELLSQPFELLLGRCTYDIFASYWPHVPADARNRDIADLFDRVPKHVATHRSADLDWQNSHALDGELADAIRALTHQEGADLLTFGSGNMVRQLLAAGLVDELRLLIYPVVLGRGKRLFGDDAKASAFTLTHSAATSGGVIITRYIRDGEVRTGTVGKAD; the protein is encoded by the coding sequence ATGCGCAAGCTCATCGTTTCGACGTTCATCAGTCTGGATGGCGTCATTCAGGCACCCGGCGGACAGGAGGAAGATCGCAGCGGCAGCTTCCTCCTGGGCGGCTGGATCGCACCCTATTCCGACGAAGCCATCGGCCAGTACTTGCAGGAACTGCTTTCGCAACCGTTCGAGTTGCTGCTGGGACGTTGCACATACGATATCTTCGCGTCGTACTGGCCACACGTGCCGGCCGATGCGCGCAACCGCGACATCGCCGACCTGTTCGACCGCGTACCGAAGCATGTGGCGACGCATCGATCCGCCGATCTCGACTGGCAAAACAGTCATGCGCTGGACGGCGAACTCGCCGACGCGATACGCGCGCTCACACATCAGGAGGGCGCCGATCTGTTGACGTTCGGAAGCGGCAACATGGTGCGCCAACTACTCGCAGCCGGCCTGGTCGACGAGCTAAGGCTTCTGATCTATCCCGTCGTACTGGGTCGCGGCAAGCGCCTGTTCGGCGACGACGCAAAAGCGTCCGCCTTCACGCTGACGCACTCGGCCGCCACGTCCGGCGGCGTAATCATTACGCGTTACATCCGCGACGGTGAAGTGCGAACCGGAACGGTCGGCAAGGCCGACTGA
- a CDS encoding DUF2784 domain-containing protein produces MNSLANTILVLHALIVLFIVGGLIAIWAGAAFGCAWARNRVFRIAHIVAIGIVATLAVVELPCPLTVLEDRLRTGQSGTQGFIQRWVGAFLYFDFPAWVFTLAYVAFFLAVVVTWRGIPPRRTIQNDERAR; encoded by the coding sequence ATGAACTCGCTCGCCAATACGATTCTCGTGCTGCACGCGTTGATCGTGCTGTTCATCGTCGGCGGACTGATCGCGATCTGGGCGGGCGCCGCATTCGGATGCGCCTGGGCGCGCAATCGTGTATTTCGGATCGCGCACATCGTCGCCATCGGTATCGTCGCGACGCTGGCTGTCGTCGAGCTTCCGTGTCCGCTCACCGTTCTGGAAGATCGATTGCGCACCGGGCAGTCCGGCACGCAAGGCTTCATACAGCGCTGGGTCGGCGCGTTCCTGTATTTCGATTTTCCCGCCTGGGTCTTCACGCTCGCCTACGTGGCCTTCTTTCTTGCCGTGGTCGTCACGTGGCGCGGCATTCCACCGCGGCGCACCATTCAGAACGACGAACGTGCGAGATGA
- a CDS encoding cupin domain-containing protein produces MTTPVFESVRLDDVHLEPAPIDPAWILEGNPVARGGRWSQSLDTTTSSWVWDCTAGRFNWYFDEDETIYVIEGEVIITADGQEPRTLRAGHAALFYAGTRSEWYVPKYVRKHAILRPHITKPVLLALKVSRKLRSKPTGHLARSSF; encoded by the coding sequence ATGACAACTCCCGTTTTCGAGTCCGTGCGTCTCGACGATGTACACCTCGAGCCGGCGCCGATCGACCCGGCATGGATCCTCGAAGGCAATCCTGTCGCACGCGGCGGCCGCTGGTCGCAAAGTCTCGATACGACCACGTCGTCGTGGGTCTGGGACTGCACTGCCGGCCGTTTCAACTGGTATTTCGACGAGGATGAAACGATCTACGTCATCGAAGGCGAAGTCATCATCACCGCCGATGGTCAGGAGCCGCGCACGCTGCGAGCGGGGCACGCCGCGCTGTTCTACGCTGGCACGCGCTCCGAGTGGTACGTGCCCAAATACGTTCGCAAGCACGCGATCCTTCGTCCGCATATCACGAAGCCGGTGCTGCTCGCGCTCAAGGTGAGCCGCAAGCTCAGAAGCAAGCCGACCGGTCATCTCGCACGTTCGTCGTTCTGA
- a CDS encoding MarC family protein, whose protein sequence is MIHEFFKTVLLIVTPLFPIINPPAVALIILGMVRGASDADLAELARRIAINGFVILLVSLSVGAYVLSFFGISEAVLRVGGGLVIAMAGWGLLQSPSDESAAPIEDAGRAASLRARAFYPLTLPITVGPGSIAVAIALGTGTPHAGLSPVHLAGVVVALLLLCGCIFLCVRFAGRLAKLLGKTGTQIAMRLFAFVLFCIGLQLAWLGISELFGTLQLH, encoded by the coding sequence ATGATCCACGAGTTCTTCAAGACCGTTCTTCTGATCGTGACGCCGCTGTTCCCGATCATCAATCCGCCTGCGGTTGCATTGATCATCCTCGGGATGGTGCGCGGCGCGAGCGATGCGGACCTTGCGGAACTGGCGCGGCGCATCGCGATCAACGGCTTTGTGATCCTGCTCGTGTCGTTGTCGGTCGGAGCTTATGTGCTGTCGTTCTTCGGGATATCGGAGGCCGTGCTGCGCGTCGGAGGCGGCCTGGTGATCGCGATGGCGGGCTGGGGTCTGCTGCAATCGCCGTCGGACGAAAGCGCCGCGCCGATCGAGGATGCCGGGCGCGCCGCTTCCTTGCGTGCGAGAGCTTTTTATCCGCTGACGCTGCCCATCACGGTTGGGCCGGGATCGATCGCGGTCGCCATCGCGTTGGGCACGGGCACGCCGCACGCGGGACTTTCGCCGGTGCATCTGGCCGGCGTCGTCGTGGCGCTGCTGTTGCTGTGCGGTTGCATTTTCCTCTGCGTGCGCTTCGCGGGACGTCTCGCGAAGCTGCTCGGCAAGACCGGCACCCAGATCGCGATGCGGCTTTTCGCATTCGTGCTGTTCTGCATCGGTCTGCAACTGGCATGGCTCGGCATCTCCGAGCTTTTTGGCACGTTGCAATTGCATTGA
- a CDS encoding GTP-binding protein translates to MKAPATQFMMLAGMLGSGKTSLLEALLSDSAAQTSTAIIVNEVGAINIDGAVLSESARGTAMATLSNGCVCCSLNNDLVMTIEDLVASRIEAGLPAFERIVLECSGLSRPGEVMRSLNPLAAMGLRVHIAVTYDCSRPPLDGDSFDDVAAQLGAAHTIVLTTTDLVGDEQRCLERARIARINPLAHLVDEDSLRERARAAFRDFESGQALIAHEADEGRRSSRVLLHPRLRVFCARFHGTPEWEQTLEWMENISGALGGRLLRMKAFVAGPAPGDRILLQSVGTTFAAPRRLSPANAPDMAAVFIVRDCGMQELEEAGMSGLVRWASLQG, encoded by the coding sequence ATGAAGGCGCCCGCAACGCAATTCATGATGCTCGCGGGCATGCTCGGCAGCGGCAAGACCTCGCTGCTCGAAGCGTTGTTGAGCGACAGCGCCGCGCAGACATCGACGGCGATCATCGTCAACGAGGTCGGCGCGATCAATATCGATGGCGCCGTTCTCTCCGAATCCGCGCGCGGTACCGCGATGGCGACGCTCAGCAACGGCTGCGTGTGCTGTTCGCTGAACAACGATCTGGTGATGACCATCGAGGATCTGGTGGCGTCGCGCATCGAAGCGGGATTGCCCGCATTCGAGCGCATCGTGCTCGAATGCAGTGGCCTGTCGCGTCCGGGCGAAGTCATGCGCTCGCTGAATCCACTCGCCGCGATGGGACTGCGCGTTCATATCGCGGTCACCTACGATTGCAGCCGCCCGCCGCTCGACGGCGATTCATTCGACGATGTCGCCGCGCAACTCGGCGCAGCGCACACGATCGTGCTGACCACGACCGATCTTGTCGGCGATGAACAACGCTGCCTCGAACGCGCGCGTATCGCACGGATCAATCCGCTCGCACATCTCGTCGATGAAGACAGCCTGCGTGAACGCGCGCGCGCGGCTTTCCGCGATTTCGAGAGTGGTCAGGCGCTCATCGCGCACGAAGCGGACGAAGGCAGGCGTTCGTCCCGCGTGCTGCTGCATCCGCGCCTGCGCGTCTTTTGTGCGCGCTTCCACGGCACGCCCGAATGGGAGCAGACGCTCGAATGGATGGAGAACATCTCGGGCGCGCTGGGCGGCCGGCTTCTGAGAATGAAAGCGTTCGTCGCAGGCCCGGCTCCCGGCGATCGCATTCTTCTGCAAAGCGTCGGCACGACATTCGCCGCGCCGCGCCGGCTGTCCCCGGCGAACGCGCCCGACATGGCCGCCGTTTTCATCGTCAGGGACTGCGGCATGCAGGAGCTGGAAGAAGCCGGCATGAGCGGTCTCGTGCGCTGGGCTTCGTTGCAGGGCTAG
- a CDS encoding HdeA/HdeB family chaperone encodes MKPAKILLALMCVFAVQAASAKEMKVAPAKMSCADFVQVDEAYQPALVYYVAGVDKLGVKGTETTVIDTAQPVAATVVEACKKDPDMKFKAKVHAMVKANQIALFDHH; translated from the coding sequence ATGAAGCCCGCAAAAATCCTGTTGGCCCTGATGTGCGTCTTCGCTGTTCAAGCCGCCAGCGCGAAGGAAATGAAAGTCGCCCCGGCAAAGATGTCGTGCGCGGACTTCGTGCAGGTCGACGAAGCGTATCAACCCGCGCTCGTCTACTACGTCGCCGGCGTCGACAAGCTCGGCGTGAAGGGCACGGAGACGACGGTCATCGATACGGCTCAGCCCGTCGCCGCAACCGTGGTGGAAGCGTGCAAGAAAGATCCCGACATGAAGTTCAAAGCGAAAGTGCACGCGATGGTGAAGGCCAATCAGATCGCGCTATTCGATCACCACTGA
- a CDS encoding response regulator transcription factor, producing MRVLLVEDDLQMGQALFRALKDGGYQVDWVRDARAGRLAIDAAYYAVVLLDLGLLCGGGLQLLRASRESGNKVPMLTFTASSDPETRVRSLDVGADDCVLKPFDVREVLARIRAVLRRQAGYATSCIGDDSMSLDLDRRTLLREGVASPLSAREFALMHALLERPEAILSRTQLEERIYGWGNEVESNALDVLIHSMRKRFGRALIRNVRGIGWTLMHAGQAQPA from the coding sequence ATGCGCGTGTTACTGGTTGAAGACGATCTGCAAATGGGGCAGGCCCTGTTCCGGGCCTTGAAAGATGGCGGCTACCAGGTCGACTGGGTCCGCGATGCGAGAGCCGGACGCCTGGCCATCGATGCGGCTTACTACGCGGTCGTGCTGCTCGACCTCGGCCTGCTGTGCGGCGGCGGTCTCCAGTTGCTGAGAGCCTCGCGCGAATCGGGCAACAAGGTGCCGATGTTGACGTTCACCGCAAGCAGCGATCCGGAAACACGCGTGCGCAGTCTCGATGTCGGCGCGGACGATTGCGTGCTCAAGCCCTTCGACGTGCGCGAGGTGCTGGCGCGCATCCGCGCGGTTTTGCGCCGCCAGGCTGGTTATGCGACATCCTGCATCGGCGACGACTCGATGAGCCTCGATCTGGACCGTCGCACGCTGTTGCGCGAGGGCGTGGCGTCGCCCTTGTCCGCGCGCGAATTCGCGCTGATGCATGCGCTGCTCGAACGGCCCGAGGCGATTCTGTCGCGCACGCAACTCGAAGAACGCATCTACGGCTGGGGCAACGAAGTGGAGAGCAATGCGCTCGACGTGCTCATCCACTCGATGCGCAAGCGCTTCGGTCGCGCGCTGATCCGCAACGTGCGCGGCATTGGCTGGACGCTGATGCATGCCGGGCAGGCGCAGCCAGCGTGA
- a CDS encoding helix-turn-helix transcriptional regulator, with product MNPRDFAAILPFSNCVRAAGTDDFGNNLIAALAGLVEIEHCVLVNVKSRDAHISALASRRARGVATRLTEAYVGGCYRDDPLVREFAHIGVTETTETTETIKPLMPAVRPLMMDRASNAEYFERFFIEPGIADKLSIIAPGTEHTAFLSLYRSTAMGRFSERDKACIAAFADFLAALASTHSRLRATPSVPREISIKWHTALSERERSVAKLLGQGETAKTVGAMLALSPASVVTYKQRALAKLGIGTQRELVALTALLG from the coding sequence ATGAATCCGCGAGACTTTGCAGCCATTCTTCCCTTCTCCAATTGCGTGCGCGCGGCGGGCACGGACGATTTCGGCAACAACCTGATTGCGGCGCTGGCCGGTCTCGTCGAAATCGAGCATTGCGTGCTCGTCAACGTCAAGTCGCGCGACGCGCACATTTCCGCGCTCGCGAGCCGGCGCGCGCGCGGTGTCGCCACACGGCTGACTGAAGCGTATGTGGGCGGTTGTTATCGCGACGACCCGCTGGTGCGCGAGTTTGCCCACATCGGTGTGACCGAAACGACCGAAACGACCGAAACGATAAAGCCGCTCATGCCCGCGGTCCGCCCGCTGATGATGGATCGCGCATCGAACGCCGAATATTTCGAGCGCTTCTTCATCGAGCCGGGCATCGCGGACAAGCTGTCGATCATCGCGCCCGGCACGGAACACACGGCCTTTCTCAGCCTCTACCGCTCCACCGCGATGGGGCGCTTCAGCGAACGCGACAAAGCCTGCATCGCCGCCTTCGCCGATTTTCTCGCCGCGCTCGCTTCGACGCATTCGAGGTTGCGCGCGACGCCGAGCGTGCCACGCGAGATTTCGATCAAATGGCACACGGCGCTGTCCGAGCGCGAACGTTCCGTTGCGAAGCTTCTGGGGCAGGGCGAGACCGCGAAGACAGTCGGCGCGATGCTCGCGCTATCGCCTGCGAGCGTCGTGACCTACAAGCAGCGCGCGCTGGCGAAACTCGGCATCGGCACGCAGCGCGAACTCGTTGCGCTGACGGCTCTGCTCGGCTGA
- a CDS encoding alpha/beta fold hydrolase: MTPIVFGGRFGWLHVGQGKQGVVLCNPFGHEEAWGHKAMRFLAEELSRRDIPVLRFDYLATGDSVGIDHEGDRLDDFVADIGAAVDRLRKETGVTKVTLCGLRLGGTLAALASHHPLVDSLALLAPVLNGRHYLRELTALRKTWVENLPVVVREGQIDSPFHVLGQVYSEAFRNRLSGLDLGKAMSRQPAMPKRVFVADMRRGASQSLCVALRDRGVEVETETFDDYFDFMQETASSTLPETTLKRTAQWIADSMKESRADDLASLRARKAARPGMCDDAIIETPEAIERPVIFGAAGLFGILCEPRDRLAGGTVIVITNTAGSVHHGDSRLSVRIAREMARRGIASLRFDARGIGDSPARSPDGTLDTTATIHAESTIEDVGTAAAWLKRKGYDTVVMFGICSGAYSALRASLVEPAIAAVIAVNLQRFYIPERMTLQELRNQRRNTMARLGPALLKPAKWWLVLSGKRGLKPIIKAFASNAAARLHSQLFSVKAKKVVHTGETSLTDPHSVVHALERKGVRTLLVYGAGDEGLDQLNAHFGRHGKKLSRMTRVKAEVCKDVDHALYDTRAFASVIALSATFINDLQPKSVPVMEPVSPLGVSQQL; the protein is encoded by the coding sequence ATGACGCCCATCGTCTTTGGGGGGCGCTTCGGTTGGCTTCATGTCGGCCAGGGCAAGCAAGGGGTCGTGCTGTGCAACCCGTTCGGGCATGAAGAAGCGTGGGGGCACAAGGCCATGCGCTTTCTGGCCGAAGAGCTGTCGCGACGCGATATTCCGGTCCTGCGCTTCGACTATCTGGCCACGGGCGATTCGGTCGGCATCGATCACGAAGGCGATCGGCTCGATGACTTCGTCGCGGATATCGGCGCGGCTGTCGATCGCTTGCGCAAGGAAACGGGCGTAACGAAGGTGACGTTGTGCGGCTTGCGTCTCGGCGGGACTCTGGCTGCGCTTGCATCGCACCATCCGCTCGTGGATTCGCTGGCGCTGCTGGCTCCCGTCCTCAACGGCCGTCACTATCTGCGCGAGCTGACAGCGTTGCGCAAGACGTGGGTCGAGAATCTTCCCGTCGTCGTGCGTGAGGGGCAGATCGATTCACCCTTTCACGTACTCGGGCAGGTCTATAGCGAAGCGTTTCGCAACCGCCTGAGCGGGCTCGATCTCGGCAAGGCCATGAGCCGTCAGCCTGCCATGCCCAAGCGCGTATTCGTCGCCGATATGCGGCGCGGCGCGAGCCAGTCGCTATGCGTCGCACTGCGCGATCGAGGCGTCGAGGTCGAAACGGAAACCTTCGACGACTACTTCGATTTCATGCAGGAAACCGCATCGTCCACGTTGCCGGAAACGACGCTCAAGCGAACCGCCCAATGGATAGCGGACAGCATGAAGGAGAGCCGCGCCGACGATCTCGCATCGCTGCGCGCGAGAAAGGCCGCGCGGCCGGGCATGTGCGACGATGCGATCATCGAAACCCCGGAAGCGATCGAGCGCCCGGTGATCTTCGGCGCAGCGGGGCTCTTCGGCATCTTGTGCGAGCCGCGCGACCGGCTCGCGGGCGGCACGGTGATCGTCATCACGAATACCGCGGGCAGCGTGCATCATGGCGACAGTCGGCTGTCCGTGCGGATCGCGCGTGAAATGGCGCGGCGCGGCATCGCGTCGCTGCGCTTCGACGCGCGTGGCATTGGCGACAGTCCGGCGCGATCGCCTGACGGCACGCTGGACACCACGGCGACGATTCACGCGGAAAGCACGATCGAAGATGTCGGGACCGCGGCCGCATGGCTCAAGCGCAAAGGCTACGATACCGTCGTCATGTTCGGCATCTGCTCGGGTGCGTACAGCGCGTTGCGGGCATCGCTCGTCGAACCGGCTATCGCGGCTGTCATCGCCGTGAATCTGCAGCGCTTCTATATTCCCGAAAGGATGACGCTGCAAGAGTTGCGAAACCAGCGGCGCAACACGATGGCGCGTCTCGGACCCGCGCTTCTGAAGCCAGCTAAATGGTGGCTGGTTCTAAGCGGCAAGCGCGGCCTCAAGCCGATCATCAAGGCGTTCGCCTCGAATGCGGCGGCGCGGCTGCATTCGCAGTTGTTCAGCGTCAAGGCCAAAAAAGTCGTGCATACCGGCGAAACGTCGCTCACCGACCCGCACAGTGTGGTTCACGCGCTCGAACGCAAGGGCGTACGCACGCTGCTCGTGTATGGCGCGGGTGACGAGGGCCTCGATCAGCTCAATGCGCACTTCGGCAGGCACGGAAAGAAACTGTCGCGGATGACGAGAGTCAAGGCCGAGGTGTGTAAGGACGTCGATCACGCGCTCTACGATACGCGCGCATTCGCCAGCGTGATTGCGCTGTCGGCGACGTTCATCAACGATCTGCAACCGAAGAGCGTGCCGGTGATGGAGCCTGTTTCACCGCTCGGGGTTTCGCAGCAGTTGTGA